The DNA sequence TCTATAATGCTCCCTGTGAAGAAGAATCTCACTTGGCCGCGGCGGCGATACCTCCTCCTGGCGGGGGTTGTCTGTGCAGGCCTGGCCGTCGTGGGTATCGAACGGTGGACGCGCCCGCCGACGCCGGAGCAGATCCTGGCCCGGTGGTGCGGTGCGGCTGACCGCTCCATCGCCATCGCATATCCGCTCGACGGAACGGTCTTTCCGCCCGAACTGCCGGCGCCGACCTTTCGATGGACCGATTCCTCCGGCGCCGACACGTGGGTCGTGACAGCCGGCGCGGAAGGCAGTCGCGCTGTCAGCAACCTGCTGTCGCAACCGCGATGGACGCCCGACGAGCTGCAATGGCAGCGCCTCAAGAGCAGCACCGCTCAGGCGCACGGGGGGGCGCTGGTGCTGGGCCTGCGCCGCGCCGACCTGTCCCGCGTGGTATCGTTCGGGAATTTTGGTTTTCAGACCAGCACCGACCCGGTCGCCGCGCCGATCTTCTACCGGGAGGTGAACCTGCCCTTCGTCGAGGCGGTCAAGGACCCGCGGCAGATCCGCTGGCGATTCGGGCCCGTCTCGTCGACCCAGCCGCCGGTGGTGCTGGAGAACCTGCCCGTCTGCGGCAACTGCCATTCGTTCTCGGCCGACGGGAAAGTCCTGGGGATGGACATCGACTACGCCAACGACAAGGGCTCGTACGCGCTGGCGCCGGTCAAGAGCGAGACCGTCCTGGACAGCCAGTCGGTCATCACCTGGGCCGACTATCGCCGCGAGGATAAGGACCTGACGTTCGGTCTGCTCTCGCAGGTCTCGCCCGACGGGCGGTATGTTGTCAGCACGGTCAAAGACCGCTCGGTGTTCGTGCCCATGCCCGACCTGGCGTACTCGCAGTTGTTCTTTCCGGTCAAGGGCATCCTGGTGGTCTACGACCGCCAGAGCAAAACCTTCCGCCCGCTGCCCGGCGCCGACGACCCCGCGTATGTGCAGAGCAATCCTGCCTGGAGCCCCGACGGCAAGGAGATTGTCTTCGCCCGCAGCCGCGCGTACGAGCTCCATGGCGTCGGCAGCGAGGCCCTGCTGCGACCCGACCAGTGCGCCGAATTCGTCCAGGGGCGCCGGCAATTCCAGTTCGACCTGTACCGCGTGCCGTTCAACGGCGGGGCCGGTGGGGCGGCGGTCCCTGTCGAGGGCGCTGCCGGCAACGGCGTGAGCAATTACTTCGCCCGCTTCTCGCCCGACGGCAAGTGGATCGTCTTCTGCCGCGCCAAAAGCTTCATGCTCCTCCAGCCCGACAGCGAGTTGTACATCATGCCTGCCGCCGGCGGGCCGGCGCGGCGCATGCTATGCAACGTCCGCGGCATGAACTCCTGGCACAGTTGGTCGCCCAACAGCCGCTGGCTGGTCTTCGCCTCCAAGGCCAACGGGCCCTACACGCAGTTGTGGCTGGCGCACGTGGATGCCTCGGGCAAAAGCAGCTCGCCGGTGCTGCTGGAGGGCTTCACAGCGCCGGACCGCGCGGGCAACATTCCGGAGTTTGTCTCGGCCGAGCCACAGGCCATCGCCACCATCAGCGCACGCTTCGTCAACGACGAGTCGTTCTTCCGCGCCGGTGACGCGTTCCTGCTCGGCGGCGATGTGGCCGCCGCGTGCGCAATGTACGAGAAGGCCCTGGCTGCCAATCCCGCCAACGCGCGGGCTCATCATAATCTTGGCGCCGTGCTGGGACGCCTGGGCGGACGTGACGACCAGGCGGCGGCGCATCTGCGACGCGCCATCGAAATCGATCCGGCGCTGGCGGAGGCACACACGAACCTCGGCGCCATTTACGCCAAGCACAACCGCCTCAGCGAGGCCATGACGGAGTTTGAAAAGGCCCTGGCGATCAACCCGCGGGATTTGCGAGCGCGGCTGATGGCCGCCAAGTGCCTCGTCCGGATGGACCGAACCGACTCTGCCGTCGAGCACTGGCAGCATGCGATCCGGATCGATCCTGCCCTGACCGAGCCGCGCCTGTCATTGGCGACCGTCTTCACCCGAAAGCGGCAGTACGCCCAGGCTCTGGAGCAACTCGAGGCCGCCGCGCGACTGGGCGGCGACGGGTTCACGGCCGCCAGCGCTCTGGCGTGGCTGCTGGCGACGTGCCCCGATGCGGCGATCCGCAACGGCCCTCGATCCGTTGAACTGGCGCAGATCGCCTGCCGTGCGCCGGGCGCGCCGCAGCCGCTGGTGCTGGACACCCTGGCCGCAGCGTACGCCGAGGCCGGCCGATTCTCCGAGGCCGTCGCCACCGTCGAGAGGATGCTCGCCCTGGCGGGGCGGGGCAACGCGGCCGTTTCCGCCGAGTTGAACAAGCGACTGGAGAAGTATCGTGCCGGTCAGGCATGGCGGCAGGAGTAACTCGCGCCGCGGTGTAATGCCTTAGTCATGGGGGAAAAGTCGCGGCGGAGGCACCAAGTATTTATCAAAGCCGTCGTGTGGCTTTGATGAATACTTGCGCTGGGCAAGGGTACATGGCCCCAAA is a window from the Planctomycetaceae bacterium genome containing:
- a CDS encoding tetratricopeptide repeat protein — encoded protein: MKKNLTWPRRRYLLLAGVVCAGLAVVGIERWTRPPTPEQILARWCGAADRSIAIAYPLDGTVFPPELPAPTFRWTDSSGADTWVVTAGAEGSRAVSNLLSQPRWTPDELQWQRLKSSTAQAHGGALVLGLRRADLSRVVSFGNFGFQTSTDPVAAPIFYREVNLPFVEAVKDPRQIRWRFGPVSSTQPPVVLENLPVCGNCHSFSADGKVLGMDIDYANDKGSYALAPVKSETVLDSQSVITWADYRREDKDLTFGLLSQVSPDGRYVVSTVKDRSVFVPMPDLAYSQLFFPVKGILVVYDRQSKTFRPLPGADDPAYVQSNPAWSPDGKEIVFARSRAYELHGVGSEALLRPDQCAEFVQGRRQFQFDLYRVPFNGGAGGAAVPVEGAAGNGVSNYFARFSPDGKWIVFCRAKSFMLLQPDSELYIMPAAGGPARRMLCNVRGMNSWHSWSPNSRWLVFASKANGPYTQLWLAHVDASGKSSSPVLLEGFTAPDRAGNIPEFVSAEPQAIATISARFVNDESFFRAGDAFLLGGDVAAACAMYEKALAANPANARAHHNLGAVLGRLGGRDDQAAAHLRRAIEIDPALAEAHTNLGAIYAKHNRLSEAMTEFEKALAINPRDLRARLMAAKCLVRMDRTDSAVEHWQHAIRIDPALTEPRLSLATVFTRKRQYAQALEQLEAAARLGGDGFTAASALAWLLATCPDAAIRNGPRSVELAQIACRAPGAPQPLVLDTLAAAYAEAGRFSEAVATVERMLALAGRGNAAVSAELNKRLEKYRAGQAWRQE